The following coding sequences lie in one Montipora foliosa isolate CH-2021 chromosome 11, ASM3666993v2, whole genome shotgun sequence genomic window:
- the LOC137976739 gene encoding uncharacterized protein yields the protein MPDSSSSSSSSDENLAAEKEDVETNSRTEKETKKIRRRFKRIRGVWTFPTRHTKPAEGDEKDRTSVHSLPADEKKKKKRYARKTFPFKIGKSSDGSQGAHEEIVPDDSAVKEELGEVTLVTESETAELSGDGKNQNILSGFSDIDEKETLALLMTEAVLQAEVTEKTNVQEESAKLMETTGQDESDLVIEIPNPEGLIAEEEKKKPPEEEKSIENQDSDKTEKRISLKKELGSVNRVRYGIVSSLSQYKICVFVYDKLSLGKLIGWWSSVADLASNTARGIKLYILSSLIKKYPQCFKAQLKEIKSRSQKNTEVAKV from the coding sequence ATGCCCGACAGTTCGTCATCCTCGTCAAGCTCCGATGAGAATTTGGCCGCGGAGAAAGAAGACGTGGAGACTAATAGTCGTactgaaaaagaaacgaaaaaaataagACGGCGATTTAAAAGAATTCGAGGAGTTTGGACCTTTCCAACTCGCCATACCAAGCCAGCTGAAGGAGACGAGAAGGATAGAACTTCAGTTCACAGTTTACCGGCCGacgaaaagaagaagaaaaagcgATATGCGCGCAAAACATTTCCATTTAAGATTGGAAAATCATCTGATGGATCGCAAGGTGCCCACGAAGAAATCGTACCAGATGATTCTGCAGTAAAAGAAGAATTGGGTGAAGTTACTTTGGTGACTGAGAGTGAAACTGCAGAGTTGAGCGGCGATGGAAAAAACCAGAACATCCTGAGTGGTTTCTCTGATATCGATGAAAAAGAAACATTGGCCTTGCTAATGACAGAAGCTGTCCTGCAGGCAGAGGTtactgaaaaaacaaatgtCCAAGAAGAATCCGCCAAATTGATGGAAACTACTGGCCAAGACGAAAGTGATTTGGTGATAGAAATCCCGAATCCCGAGGGTCTCATTGCCGAGGAAGAGAAGAAAAAACCTCCCGAAGAGGAAAAAAGCATTGAAAACCAAGATAGCGATAAAACAGAGAAGAGAATCTCAttgaaaaaagaacttggcaGTGTAAACCGAGTTCGTTATGGCATAGTTTCTTCACTCTCGCAGTACAAAATTTGCGTGTTTGTGTATGACAAGTTAAGTCTCGGAAAATTGATCGGGTGGTGGAGTTCCGTTGCTGATCTCGCTAGCAATACAGCGAGGGGGATCAAACTGTATATTCTCTCTTCGTTAATCAAGAAATACCCTCAATGTTTCAAAGCTCAGTTAAAGGAAATAAAAAGCCGAAGCCAAAAAAATACAGAAGTGGCTAAGGTTTAA